CTGTGCGACGGCGAGACGTTCCGATCGACGGCCCTCTCCGCGGCGCTCGGCGATCGGGGTGGCGTCGTCGTCTGCACCGGCTTCGCGTTCAGCGCGATCGCCCAGAACTGGTGGAAACGGTTCGTCCGGGCCGGCTGGGAGGAGTTCGATGGCGTTTCGGTTCTCGGCGTGAGCCGCGACGGCCCCTACGCCCAGAACGAGTTCCTGCGCTGGCTGGACCGGCCCGACTTCCGGTTCTTCGCGGACGTGAACGGCGCGGTGAGCGAGTCGCTCGACCTCCTCGCCGATCGCGATCACATGGCGACCGTCTCGACGCCGTGGCGATCGGCGTTCGTCGTCGATTCCGATCGGGAGGTGCAGTACGCGTTCGTCGCGGACGACTGGATCTCGCCGCTCCCGCGATCGGATATCGAAGCCGCTGTCGAGGCCCTCTGATCGACGGCTGCGTCTCGCGTAGGCGCTGAAGAACGGCGTACTCACGTACGAAACGGGGAGCGATCGGCGATCGGAGTCGGAGCCGCGAACGCGTTTCGTTACGAACA
This region of Halosolutus amylolyticus genomic DNA includes:
- a CDS encoding redoxin domain-containing protein, whose translation is MPPTAGERLPDFEAPLCDGETFRSTALSAALGDRGGVVVCTGFAFSAIAQNWWKRFVRAGWEEFDGVSVLGVSRDGPYAQNEFLRWLDRPDFRFFADVNGAVSESLDLLADRDHMATVSTPWRSAFVVDSDREVQYAFVADDWISPLPRSDIEAAVEAL